A genomic window from Flavobacteriales bacterium includes:
- a CDS encoding T9SS type A sorting domain-containing protein, with protein MFKLSLTPLNTQNLTMKRIFTLLMLTFSMSAVVMAQSSECDGTRYVDYNAFPNVDVTSGVTFGSNTALGGGQVDLKMDVYEPAGDNFDSRPVIILAFGGSFIGGQRSDMEFLCRIFAKLGYVAIAPDYRVGFFLPNQVTTTLAVMRSMHDIKGCVRYLRKTVAEDGNPYGIDSQRIIVSGISAGAIGSIHAAYLDKDSEVPSYMANDTAGLGGVEGNSGSPGYSSQPYAVMSFSGTIGDTSWIEQGDIPISSIHDELDNVVPYGTTEVSVSGFPTGLVASGSKDIHIRAENLGIDNCLLTYRGVQGHVAYFSNGVDQQAIDFARDFCMNMVCTGGSDCHSVDAVTEGNGISEIDRNSIEVYPNPTDGVLTFTMDETSTVEVLDATGRVVLSGSLTIGKNRLDVSALPTGFYTLRTIGKTISTAPFIKK; from the coding sequence ATGTTTAAATTATCTTTAACCCCACTTAACACACAAAATCTTACCATGAAAAGAATTTTTACTCTTCTGATGCTGACGTTCTCCATGTCGGCTGTTGTAATGGCGCAGTCCTCCGAATGTGATGGAACGCGCTATGTGGATTACAATGCATTTCCCAACGTTGATGTAACGAGCGGAGTGACCTTTGGGAGCAATACTGCTTTGGGCGGTGGTCAGGTCGATCTGAAAATGGACGTTTATGAACCTGCGGGCGATAATTTCGACAGCCGTCCAGTGATCATCTTGGCTTTCGGTGGCTCATTCATTGGCGGTCAGCGCAGCGATATGGAATTCCTCTGCCGGATATTCGCCAAACTGGGATATGTGGCCATTGCACCGGATTACCGCGTAGGTTTCTTCCTTCCAAATCAGGTTACTACCACTTTGGCGGTAATGCGCTCCATGCACGACATCAAAGGATGTGTTCGCTATTTGCGTAAAACCGTTGCTGAAGATGGGAATCCTTACGGTATCGACTCTCAGCGCATCATTGTAAGCGGAATCTCGGCCGGTGCCATCGGATCTATCCATGCTGCTTATCTTGACAAAGACTCAGAGGTGCCGTCCTATATGGCCAACGACACGGCCGGGCTCGGTGGTGTTGAAGGAAACAGCGGATCTCCCGGTTATTCCAGCCAGCCGTATGCGGTAATGAGTTTCAGCGGAACCATTGGCGACACCAGCTGGATCGAGCAGGGCGACATTCCCATTAGCAGCATTCATGATGAATTGGACAATGTGGTTCCTTACGGCACCACCGAAGTTTCCGTATCTGGTTTCCCTACAGGTCTGGTTGCTTCAGGTAGCAAGGACATTCACATCAGGGCGGAAAATTTGGGAATTGACAACTGCCTGCTCACCTACCGCGGTGTACAGGGGCACGTGGCATACTTCTCCAACGGGGTCGATCAGCAGGCCATTGACTTTGCACGCGATTTCTGCATGAACATGGTCTGTACCGGAGGCTCCGACTGCCATAGTGTAGACGCAGTAACGGAAGGAAATGGCATCAGCGAGATTGACCGAAACAGCATTGAGGTTTACCCGAACCCAACAGATGGCGTCCTCACTTTTACCATGGATGAAACCTCAACGGTTGAGGTACTTGATGCAACAGGAAGAGTGGTTCTTTCAGGCTCCTTGACCATCGGAAAAAACAGATTGGACGTGAGCGCGCTTCCAACAGGCTTTTACACGCTCCGCACCATCGGCAAAACCATCAGCACGGCTCCGTTCATCAAAAAATAA
- a CDS encoding galactokinase — MQHLTKSFSHLFGKAENIQGFFSPGRVNLIGEHIDYVGGLVMPMAISLGITALARKNFPDRFRIHSTDFEETVLFDLDHLPTSKQDHWSDFALGVILHLKSGGMEISGCDILLDSNLPKGSGLSSSAALEVLVYYTLCRLHGIEPDRTQMSLDCQKIENEFIGVNCGIMDQFAVANGKAGHAMLLDCNSLDCEHVPLDLGNHSLLIINSKKPRALAESAYNQRRAECAEALRIIRQHRPMQNLVEANETDLELLHDPILKQRTRHAFTENQRVNKSAEALRSGNLIRFGALMSASHISLRDDCEVSCAELDLIVATLLESENCLGARMTGAGFGGCCIALVRSNAIESISSELKNSYQKMFGHAPEFYTCAPSVGVHQLLDV; from the coding sequence ATGCAACATCTAACCAAAAGTTTTAGCCATCTGTTCGGCAAAGCCGAAAATATCCAAGGATTTTTCTCCCCTGGCAGGGTCAATCTCATTGGGGAACACATCGATTATGTGGGAGGATTGGTGATGCCCATGGCCATCTCATTGGGAATAACCGCTTTGGCAAGAAAGAATTTTCCTGACAGGTTTCGCATCCATTCCACCGATTTCGAGGAAACCGTTCTATTCGACCTCGATCACCTCCCTACTTCAAAGCAAGATCATTGGAGCGATTTCGCGCTTGGAGTGATCCTGCATCTGAAAAGCGGGGGAATGGAAATTTCAGGATGCGACATTCTACTGGACAGCAACCTACCAAAAGGCTCCGGGCTTTCTTCTTCGGCTGCGCTGGAAGTGCTCGTCTATTACACGCTTTGCCGACTTCATGGAATTGAACCCGACCGCACGCAAATGTCATTGGATTGCCAGAAGATCGAGAATGAGTTTATTGGTGTGAACTGCGGCATCATGGATCAGTTTGCGGTTGCAAACGGAAAGGCCGGCCACGCCATGCTGCTCGATTGCAACTCTCTTGATTGCGAACACGTGCCGCTTGATCTTGGCAACCACTCATTGCTCATCATCAACAGCAAGAAGCCAAGAGCCTTGGCCGAAAGTGCCTACAACCAACGCAGGGCGGAATGTGCCGAAGCCTTGCGAATCATCCGGCAGCATCGCCCTATGCAGAACTTGGTGGAAGCCAACGAAACAGACCTCGAACTGCTACATGATCCGATTCTCAAACAGCGAACGCGACATGCTTTTACCGAGAATCAACGCGTCAATAAATCGGCTGAAGCTCTCCGAAGCGGTAACCTTATACGGTTCGGGGCGTTGATGTCGGCTTCACATATTTCCTTACGAGACGATTGTGAGGTTTCCTGCGCGGAGCTTGACCTGATCGTAGCAACACTCTTGGAAAGCGAGAATTGCCTCGGAGCACGGATGACCGGAGCCGGATTCGGTGGTTGCTGCATCGCCTTGGTAAGATCAAATGCCATCGAAAGCATCTCATCCGAACTAAAAAACAGCTACCAAAAGATGTTTGGCCACGCCCCGGAATTCTACACGTGCGCACCGTCAGTTGGCGTACATCAGTTACTTGATGTTTAA
- the lhgO gene encoding L-2-hydroxyglutarate oxidase — MAENQVFDICIVGGGIVGAATAYSFQRAYPELKVLLIEKENRPAPHQTGHNSGVIHSGIYYKPGSYKAKNCVKGKDQLIAFAKEHGVKHGVCGKIIVATEEKELPQMDKVFNNGKANGLTDIEYIGSEKIKEIEPHCTGIKGIWVPYTGIIDFVGATAKMLEITESLNNESKVVFNEEVLSYKEEAGLKNIRTNKASYQAKYMVFCGGLQSDRLAKKDGVELDMAIVGFRGDYYELAEHAKHKVRNLIYPVPNPEFPFLGVHFTRMTDGNIECGPNAVFTFKREGYGKMDFNLRDTAEALSFKGTWNLLFNHFGFAWNEYRRAFSKRLFLQTLQRLIPDLTMDDIVPGRAGVRAMALGLGGDTIDDFRIEQKGNSLHVLNAPSPAATASLAIGDQIREMAEERFALKDKVDSP; from the coding sequence ATGGCCGAAAACCAAGTTTTTGACATCTGTATCGTTGGCGGTGGAATTGTGGGAGCCGCCACGGCCTACAGTTTTCAGCGGGCATATCCCGAGCTGAAAGTGCTACTTATTGAGAAGGAAAACCGTCCGGCACCGCATCAGACTGGTCACAATTCGGGAGTCATCCATTCGGGTATTTACTACAAGCCGGGTTCGTACAAGGCGAAGAACTGCGTGAAAGGCAAAGACCAGCTCATTGCCTTTGCCAAGGAGCATGGTGTGAAGCATGGCGTGTGCGGAAAGATCATTGTGGCCACGGAAGAGAAGGAGTTGCCGCAGATGGACAAGGTCTTCAACAATGGCAAAGCCAACGGCCTGACCGATATCGAGTACATCGGTTCGGAGAAGATCAAAGAGATCGAGCCGCATTGTACCGGCATTAAAGGCATTTGGGTGCCGTACACGGGCATCATCGATTTTGTGGGTGCCACGGCCAAAATGCTGGAGATTACGGAGTCGTTGAACAACGAAAGCAAGGTTGTTTTCAACGAGGAGGTGCTGTCATATAAAGAAGAAGCGGGGCTGAAGAACATCCGAACCAATAAGGCAAGTTACCAGGCCAAGTACATGGTTTTTTGTGGAGGCTTGCAATCAGACCGATTGGCCAAGAAGGATGGCGTAGAGTTGGATATGGCCATTGTCGGTTTCCGTGGCGATTACTACGAACTGGCCGAGCATGCCAAACACAAGGTCCGAAACCTTATTTATCCCGTTCCAAACCCTGAATTCCCCTTCTTGGGCGTGCATTTTACGCGAATGACGGACGGGAATATCGAATGCGGCCCGAATGCGGTGTTCACCTTTAAGCGCGAAGGCTATGGCAAGATGGATTTCAACCTGCGTGACACGGCTGAGGCGCTTTCATTCAAAGGAACGTGGAATCTGCTTTTCAACCATTTCGGCTTTGCTTGGAATGAGTACAGAAGAGCATTTTCCAAGCGACTTTTCCTACAAACCTTGCAACGATTGATCCCTGACCTGACCATGGATGATATTGTTCCCGGCAGGGCAGGAGTACGTGCCATGGCGCTCGGATTGGGTGGCGATACGATTGATGATTTCCGCATTGAGCAGAAAGGAAATTCCTTACATGTATTGAACGCTCCGAGCCCTGCGGCTACGGCCAGTTTGGCCATTGGCGATCAGATTCGTGAAATGGCGGAAGAGCGGTTTGCACTAAAAGATAAGGTAGATTCACCCTGA
- a CDS encoding DUF962 domain-containing protein — translation MSKIDRLLGEYRESHQNDTNQVIHNIFVPLIFLSAIGILWDVKLPVELSFLGGEPLNVAMIVAVLVFAYYLSISFAVAVGIISVTAVGMVLCYLYHGPISIWIFSLAIFVVSWVFQLVGHKIEGKKPSFFKDLEFFLVGPMWVLVKLYNKLGIKY, via the coding sequence ATGTCAAAGATCGATCGCCTGCTCGGTGAGTATCGCGAAAGCCATCAGAATGACACCAATCAGGTCATTCACAACATTTTTGTTCCGCTTATTTTTCTGAGTGCCATTGGAATTCTGTGGGATGTGAAACTTCCTGTTGAACTCAGTTTCCTCGGTGGCGAACCGCTGAATGTGGCCATGATCGTGGCGGTGCTGGTGTTCGCGTATTACCTCTCCATATCGTTTGCCGTAGCAGTAGGCATCATTTCCGTAACTGCGGTGGGGATGGTCCTGTGCTACCTGTACCACGGCCCGATCAGCATTTGGATATTCTCCTTGGCCATTTTTGTCGTTTCGTGGGTGTTCCAATTGGTAGGACACAAGATCGAAGGCAAAAAGCCATCGTTTTTCAAAGACCTCGAATTCTTCCTTGTTGGACCAATGTGGGTATTGGTCAAACTCTACAATAAACTCGGTATTAAATATTGA
- a CDS encoding BlaI/MecI/CopY family transcriptional regulator, translated as MKDLTKAEEQVMQALWKLGKAFVKDVMEEFPEPKPAYNTISTIIRILEKKEFVDHKAFGKTHQYFPLVSKDEYSKHTADQLVDNYFGGSFKNLVSFFVKDNDLTVKEMDELMKVIEAKKAQNP; from the coding sequence ATGAAAGATCTGACAAAGGCTGAAGAACAGGTGATGCAAGCGCTCTGGAAACTCGGAAAGGCATTCGTAAAGGATGTGATGGAGGAGTTTCCAGAGCCGAAACCTGCGTATAATACCATCAGTACCATCATCCGAATTCTGGAAAAGAAGGAGTTTGTGGACCACAAGGCGTTCGGGAAAACGCATCAGTATTTCCCATTGGTGAGCAAGGACGAGTATTCGAAGCACACGGCCGATCAGTTGGTGGACAACTATTTCGGGGGTTCGTTCAAGAATCTGGTTTCATTTTTTGTGAAGGATAACGACCTCACCGTTAAGGAAATGGATGAGTTGATGAAGGTGATCGAGGCGAAGAAAGCGCAGAACCCGTAA
- a CDS encoding DUF563 domain-containing protein, with the protein MSVNQRIKNAFWHISDEVFKPLHLKEIKPFEKEVVAFEDSRVSDAVKYHNEKWFHTEMVVKAKNATVEPQYGYAVHGLQTIIGASIRTRNNLPSPIPMLKAVLGNKKKLKKAILFDGSMGINYFHFLSDVLHKMYLLEEYTTIDCPVLVGQAVWTKPFFQFFINETELSKFDWQPITEPVQAEELWIARPLPYGKEYWLRTKRLFIPEDQPLNERKAIFINRTGTRHITNFDAIEPILQKHGVLVVDPGSMNVRQQAELYNSATHIIGIHGAGMTNVVFSNHQKVKVLELCSNNRIGTQYYWLCTALGINWDMVLGSEANADQSFELDADAFERRLAELLAN; encoded by the coding sequence ATGAGCGTCAACCAACGGATAAAAAATGCCTTTTGGCACATTTCTGATGAGGTTTTCAAACCGCTTCATCTCAAGGAGATTAAGCCTTTTGAAAAGGAAGTTGTGGCCTTTGAGGATTCGCGTGTGAGTGATGCGGTGAAGTACCACAACGAGAAATGGTTTCACACGGAAATGGTGGTGAAAGCGAAGAATGCAACGGTGGAGCCGCAGTACGGCTACGCTGTTCACGGACTTCAGACCATCATTGGTGCAAGCATCCGCACGCGCAATAACCTTCCATCGCCCATTCCTATGTTGAAGGCCGTTTTGGGAAACAAAAAGAAACTGAAAAAGGCCATCCTTTTTGACGGAAGCATGGGCATCAACTACTTCCATTTTCTGTCGGATGTGCTGCACAAGATGTACCTGTTGGAAGAATACACGACCATCGACTGTCCCGTTCTGGTCGGTCAGGCCGTGTGGACAAAGCCGTTCTTCCAATTCTTCATTAACGAAACGGAACTGAGCAAATTCGATTGGCAGCCGATAACCGAACCTGTGCAGGCAGAAGAGCTTTGGATCGCGCGTCCACTCCCTTACGGAAAGGAATATTGGCTAAGGACAAAACGGCTTTTCATTCCTGAGGATCAGCCGCTGAACGAAAGAAAGGCCATCTTCATCAATCGGACCGGAACGCGGCATATCACCAATTTTGATGCGATTGAACCGATCCTTCAAAAACATGGCGTTTTGGTGGTCGACCCTGGTTCAATGAACGTCAGACAGCAGGCCGAACTATACAATTCCGCCACACACATCATTGGAATTCACGGGGCCGGAATGACCAATGTCGTCTTCAGCAATCACCAAAAAGTGAAGGTTCTTGAACTCTGCTCGAATAACCGCATCGGTACGCAGTATTACTGGCTTTGCACCGCTCTCGGAATCAACTGGGACATGGTGCTTGGAAGCGAGGCCAATGCCGACCAATCTTTTGAGTTGGATGCGGATGCGTTTGAGAGACGGTTGGCGGAACTTCTCGCTAACTGA
- a CDS encoding TonB family protein: MEEFVRYILISNLTLIAVLLSYRMLLQRTTFHGINRGFLLIGSVVSLLVPLLPFSTETQEVVLGVQLPTIDFSQPFANAPLATESFNWPLYLYLTGVIVSLLFFVRGMVSIILLFRNAETETINGTRVSRSDSAGPFSFLSCIHLPKKLSVHHQEVILNHELAHVRLGHSYDVLWLQLLRIVFWFNPLLVFYQRAIQEIHEYQADALTYISSSKEHYVKVQLDQLFQLPSELSFANSFNNSNDLKKRVNMIYSEKSSKWGGMRYLIALPLLAVIGLMAACTETPVDAVQEQAEEVYKTADVMPEFPGGMQEMMSYMMTSIKYPESAKADSVSGKVFVQFVVDKTGKVGQIEVVRGVRDDLDAEAVRVISEMPNWTAGMQNGKKVSVQMVLPIFFKLE; this comes from the coding sequence ATGGAAGAATTTGTGCGATACATATTAATAAGCAACCTGACGCTAATAGCTGTATTGCTCAGCTATCGGATGCTGCTGCAACGCACTACGTTTCATGGCATCAACAGGGGTTTTTTGCTTATCGGATCAGTGGTTTCGCTGCTTGTGCCGCTGTTGCCTTTCAGTACCGAAACACAGGAAGTGGTGTTGGGCGTGCAACTCCCTACAATTGATTTCAGCCAGCCATTTGCGAATGCACCGTTGGCAACGGAATCCTTTAACTGGCCATTGTATCTGTACTTGACAGGTGTTATTGTCTCGTTGTTGTTTTTCGTTCGGGGAATGGTTTCGATCATCCTATTGTTCCGAAATGCCGAAACGGAGACGATAAACGGTACACGGGTTTCCCGTTCCGATTCGGCTGGGCCGTTTTCATTTCTCTCATGCATTCATCTGCCGAAGAAATTATCGGTTCATCACCAAGAAGTTATTCTGAATCATGAGCTGGCGCATGTTCGGCTCGGTCATTCGTATGATGTGCTGTGGCTTCAATTGCTGCGCATCGTCTTCTGGTTCAATCCGCTGCTGGTCTTTTATCAGCGTGCCATTCAGGAAATCCACGAGTATCAGGCAGATGCTCTCACATATATATCCTCATCGAAGGAGCACTACGTTAAGGTTCAATTGGATCAACTGTTTCAGCTACCGTCAGAACTTTCATTTGCGAACAGTTTCAATAATTCAAATGATCTTAAAAAACGAGTAAACATGATATATTCAGAAAAATCATCGAAATGGGGTGGCATGCGTTATCTCATCGCCTTGCCACTATTGGCTGTCATCGGGTTGATGGCCGCTTGCACGGAAACACCTGTTGATGCGGTGCAGGAACAAGCAGAAGAAGTGTACAAGACTGCGGACGTTATGCCTGAATTCCCAGGCGGGATGCAGGAAATGATGAGCTATATGATGACATCCATCAAATACCCTGAAAGTGCCAAGGCTGATAGTGTTTCAGGAAAGGTCTTCGTTCAGTTTGTGGTTGATAAGACGGGCAAGGTTGGACAAATAGAGGTTGTGCGAGGAGTTAGGGATGACCTTGATGCCGAAGCCGTACGTGTAATATCTGAGATGCCTAATTGGACCGCTGGTATGCAGAATGGTAAGAAGGTGAGTGTTCAGATGGTGCTACCGATCTTTTTCAAATTGGAGTGA
- a CDS encoding DUF819 family protein — protein MCRCRFVCADYFRNMSLVSIIQILVMLAFPIIVIEIVKRNKLAGMVGPVILCYAVGLIVGNLPNSPVNTELSQTVAEAMVPLAISLMLLSTRFMAWLKYAKQTAKSFGLAVVAVLVSSFAVSAYFHLQEMGVDDVWKLSGMMVGVYTGGTPNLAAIGTALGISNEVFIVLNACDLILSALYLLLLLSVAQKIALKFLPSFVPKEKHDRDETFHYQRVERMASKKTLAKAWSWAFLLSAAIVGASIGFSILIDGKITAPSVILAVTTLSIGASFIKRVRFLPRTYEFGEYFLLVFCMGIGSISNIQEMLAASPEVLLYVSCVFLGTLAVHFLLSWIFRIDADTTLITSVAGIFGPAFIGPVASVLKNKDIVVSGLTTGLVGYAIANYLGLAMAEIFHLLFP, from the coding sequence ATGTGCCGTTGCAGGTTTGTTTGCGCTGATTATTTTCGAAATATGTCTTTGGTGTCCATCATTCAGATCCTGGTCATGCTGGCGTTTCCGATCATCGTTATCGAGATCGTGAAGCGGAACAAACTGGCCGGAATGGTCGGGCCGGTCATCCTGTGCTACGCGGTTGGGCTGATTGTTGGAAACTTGCCCAATTCGCCCGTAAATACCGAACTGAGCCAAACCGTGGCAGAGGCCATGGTGCCGCTGGCCATTTCGCTCATGCTGCTTTCCACGCGGTTTATGGCGTGGCTCAAATACGCCAAGCAAACGGCCAAATCGTTCGGATTGGCCGTGGTGGCGGTACTCGTTTCCTCCTTCGCTGTTTCGGCCTACTTCCATTTGCAGGAGATGGGCGTGGATGACGTTTGGAAACTCAGCGGAATGATGGTGGGCGTGTACACGGGCGGAACTCCCAACTTGGCGGCCATCGGAACGGCTTTGGGAATTTCCAACGAAGTATTCATTGTGCTCAACGCATGTGACCTTATTCTGAGTGCGCTTTATCTCTTGCTGCTGCTTTCGGTGGCGCAGAAGATCGCGTTGAAGTTTCTTCCATCCTTCGTGCCGAAAGAGAAACATGACAGGGACGAGACGTTCCATTACCAGCGCGTTGAGCGGATGGCCTCCAAGAAAACATTGGCCAAGGCGTGGTCATGGGCATTTCTACTTTCGGCAGCAATTGTCGGTGCCAGTATCGGGTTCTCCATTCTGATAGACGGCAAGATCACCGCGCCTTCGGTCATTCTTGCGGTCACCACATTGAGCATCGGTGCGTCATTTATTAAAAGGGTGCGGTTTCTGCCACGCACGTACGAGTTCGGAGAATACTTTCTGCTGGTGTTCTGCATGGGCATCGGTTCCATTTCCAACATTCAGGAAATGTTGGCGGCCAGCCCGGAAGTGTTGCTGTATGTGAGTTGCGTTTTCCTTGGAACGCTTGCCGTGCATTTTCTGCTTTCGTGGATTTTCAGGATTGATGCAGATACCACATTGATCACTTCCGTGGCGGGGATTTTCGGCCCTGCGTTTATCGGACCTGTAGCAAGTGTGCTAAAGAACAAGGACATTGTAGTAAGTGGTCTTACCACAGGTTTGGTGGGCTATGCCATTGCCAACTACCTTGGTCTGGCAATGGCTGAGATTTTCCATTTGCTGTTTCCATAA
- the hemE gene encoding uroporphyrinogen decarboxylase: protein MLKNDLILRAARGEKVERTPVWLMRQAGRILPEYREVRAKMGGFKELVESPEFACEVTIQPVDHLGVDAAIIFSDILVIPEGMGLPYEMVEKRGPWFEKTVSSASDIEKLKVAEANDVRYTIDAISLTKKELGGRVPLIGFAGAPWTIFSYMIEGSGSKTFSKAKKFLYTQPKLSHQLLEKITLSTINYLKGQIAAGADMVQIFDSWAGILSPDQYREFALRYISQICDAIDEVPITVFAKGAYFVRKELGELNCHTIGLDWNMDAAESRALIGPNKTLQGNLDPCVLYAEDEMIVAETQAMLKSFGPQRHIANLGHGVYPDIDPLKVKLFVDTVKEYHFS from the coding sequence ATGCTGAAAAATGACCTGATTCTGCGCGCAGCGCGAGGAGAAAAAGTGGAGAGAACGCCTGTTTGGCTCATGCGTCAAGCAGGGCGGATTTTGCCCGAATACCGCGAGGTCCGTGCTAAGATGGGCGGCTTCAAAGAATTGGTCGAAAGTCCAGAGTTTGCATGTGAGGTCACCATTCAACCAGTTGACCACCTGGGCGTGGATGCGGCCATCATCTTCTCCGATATTCTGGTTATTCCTGAAGGTATGGGCTTGCCGTATGAAATGGTGGAGAAGCGTGGTCCGTGGTTTGAGAAAACGGTTTCGTCAGCATCCGACATTGAAAAACTGAAAGTTGCCGAAGCGAATGATGTCCGTTATACGATTGATGCGATTTCACTCACCAAGAAAGAGTTGGGTGGTCGCGTGCCACTGATCGGTTTTGCGGGTGCGCCTTGGACAATCTTCAGCTACATGATAGAGGGAAGTGGTTCCAAGACCTTCTCAAAGGCCAAGAAATTCCTTTACACCCAACCGAAATTGTCACATCAATTGTTGGAGAAGATCACGCTGAGTACCATCAATTATCTGAAAGGTCAGATTGCTGCGGGTGCCGACATGGTTCAGATCTTCGATAGTTGGGCAGGAATTCTAAGTCCCGATCAATACCGCGAGTTTGCCTTGCGATATATTTCGCAGATCTGTGATGCTATTGATGAAGTGCCGATAACGGTATTCGCCAAAGGCGCATATTTCGTCCGTAAGGAATTGGGCGAACTCAATTGCCATACCATTGGGTTGGATTGGAACATGGATGCAGCGGAAAGCCGCGCCTTGATCGGGCCAAACAAAACGCTTCAAGGAAACCTCGATCCATGCGTGCTATATGCGGAGGATGAAATGATTGTTGCCGAAACGCAGGCGATGCTTAAATCCTTTGGGCCGCAGCGTCATATCGCCAATCTTGGCCACGGAGTTTATCCCGACATCGACCCACTAAAAGTGAAATTGTTCGTTGATACGGTGAAGGAATACCATTTCAGTTAG